atagatatttGTTTGTACTTTCATAGGACCCCCTGTCCCCAGATACTAGGGGGGGGCTCCCTCTCCCCAGATACTGGGGGGGGGCCTCCCTGTGAGGCTGATGTCACATCTTGCTCCTCCTTCCTCAGCCATCCATCCTGGGTCCTCACTTTTCCCTCCTCAGCCATGCGTCCTGGGTCCTCGTtcctcactcctcagccatccgtcctgggtcctagcttctctcTCCTCAGtcatcagctcttgctcctcactcctcaggggGCGCATATTCAGCCCTGCACCTGGATTATAGTTATTTGTTCTTGCCATTTGTTTTAGCCAATAGGCGTTTTAGGTTATTTAAGTGCAGCAATCAAATTCCAGCTGacagctgaggagggagaagctaggacccaggatggATGGCTGAAGAGGGAGGACCCAGGTTGGATGGCTGAGGCGGGAGGAGTGAAAAAGCAGGCAAtgttgcattcctctagcataggagatTGCATACAGGAGATGGATTTCCCCTGACGATGTCTTAATATGTATTCCGTAAGAGGGGGCTGGGGCATGGGGAGCAAGCAGCCATTTTTGTCAGGGGTGTGGCCTACAAATTATAGATTGGAAGCTGCTGAAGTGCGAGCCCCCCCCCTCATTAAGGGGGAGGTATCGTCTCACTAGTGTCCTTGGTCTGTACAAAAGTGATGCGCATGCACCAGGGACAGAAACCAAAAAGAGACAGAGCAGGAAGCTAGAACCCCAGACTAACCTTAACTTACATCCAAACTAAAGTAATAACTTTGGACAAAGTCTGTCCTGGACTTGTAACCCTGGGTAACCAATGCAGTTTCTGCTTTAGTTCCACGGGCTGTGTTCTGCTATGGCCCTAGCCAAGAACTCAAACAAAGAAaattagaaggcgcacacccaaagagactggaatatgaataggagaggcctgaatagaaggagtcataaaaagtaacaacaacaagtatttgttttattagatgggtcggtgacccccatttgaaagctgcaaagagaaggcaaataattcaaaatgataaaaataaataatgaagaccaattgaaaagtcgattagaaggccattctataacatactaaaagttaatacaaaggtgAACTGCCCGTCTAAGAGTTATGCAGTATACAGGAGTAATAACCCTCACTGGGGGTGTAACGGAagcctttacttgccctttacacTAGAGGCACACATGGCAGTGGGGGAAAGGCTGACCCCGCCTGATTCTTTCTCTAGTTTGTGCACAGCCTTCGCCTGTCAGTGGATTttggtacaaaaataaaaacgttcATTGCAGGTCAGCCTTTTGTCCGCCTGTGTTTATATGTTGGTGGAGAAACCTCCATTTATGCAACTGGCCTTACCCCACCAAGTAAGTTTAAAACTGAGCCCCATTTACACAGCTTTGAACCTACCTGGAGAAGAGGAAGCCAAACATATTAGAAAAGAGCTGCTCCAGCCATCCACCCACCCTCTTCTTCCTCACCCTTTCCACCCTACTCAGTGTTTTCAACcatcaactcccagcatcctttgtcagtcACTCAAAGTTGCAGTGCGCACTGTACGAACAGGTCTGAGGGTTTTGCATCCTGCTCAGATACAGATATGggagccgttatccggaaaccaactAACCAAAAAGCTctgcattacggaaaggcctcttccaatagactccattttatccaaataatgcagttttttaaaaaatgatttcctttttctctgtaataataaaacagtagcttgtacttgatccccaactaagatataattaatccttattggaagcaaaaccagcctattgggtttatttaatgtttacatgattttctagtagacagaaagatccattaaccggaaacTCCACGTCCCGAggattttggataatggatcccataccagtacctaCAATGGTGCCATGGTTGTAGCAAtggggtcctaggttcaattcacattctaattttaatcccacTGTTTGagtgtaaattcgaatgtgagatttatcacacctcgaccatggaaacagtcctaattcgaatattcacctaaaacctgccgagttcatgtacaagtcaacggcagaggtccacTGAGCCATTAGGagataatagccttcctgacattcacgggtttttttttttcgggattCGTACAAAATCGAATTTTCGAGTCGGAACCATtaaattgaatattagacattcagattttttcttaaataacctttcAGTTGAATTGTTAGTATAttcgaataaaaaataaataaataaatcacatgaattgaaattcgacctttgaaaaatgagCATCCAAGTgtatgttatagggaccttagattgtaaactccaatgGGGCAAGGACAGATTGTCGGACAGAGAATTTCGGCACAATacgtcagcactatataaataaatatagttaaCATCCATCAACTGAATAATGAACCACTAAATTATAGAATATTCTATGTCTACCAACCACAATCCAATAATTGAGATTTGACAGaagtacaaaacaaaaagaaaaatacgtTTATTTAGTGGTCGACTTTTTGAAATGCTTGGATTTGCGATGTTGCTTTTTAAATTTCTTCTTGGTCGGACCATTCTGTCTCTGCcaacaaaaatatacagaatgttAACAGAGCATAAAGGGAGTTAAAATGACACCATCCCCCCCTCTTCCCATAGAagccatataattatatatgcagGTCTGTAAAGTCACGGGTATCAAGAGAAACTACTGTTATTAGTATTTTGCAATAGTTGCCATAGccaagacataggggcagatttattgaggttcgaatggtaaaattgaattttcactttttttttttttttggtcaaaactcacaatttcgaattttaaatcaccaactcgaatttgaaacgtgagatttatcacatctcgaccctggaaaccattctaattcaaatatttcgcctgccgagttcatgaacaagtcaatggcagaggtcagtttttgttttttttcagaagaaaactagattcaaatttgattagaattttcgggtcgttcgtattcgatcgaatattagaagTTAGAGTTTTTCTCACAAAAAACCTCCCATTCAAGATGCAAGtacattcaagtaaaaaaaaaaaaaaatcacactgcgAAAtacgacttttgataaatctgccccatagacttcacCACAAATCtcgatcttaaaggagaaggaaacccccagggcgctaaacccctccccccctcccctgtgctgccccccctccctcctcccccctggcctacctgtccccctgggcaaatgcccctaactttttactcacccctctgcgcaggtcctgtccacggagtacgcagtcgccatcttctcccacgcgcgtcttcttcctgctctgatcggcgttttctggcgcatgcgcagtaggaacaggtaccggtacggctctactgcgcatgcgccgaatgtcacgaagttttccgatttcacttcgtgacattcggcgcatgcgcagtagagccgtaccggtacctgttcctactgcgcatgcgccagaaagcgccgatcagagcaggaagaagacgcgcgtgggagaagatggcgactgcgtactccgtggacaggacctgcgcagaggggtgagtaaaaagttaggggcatttgcccagggcgacaggtaggccaggggggaggagggagggggggcagcacaggggagggggggaggggtttagcgccctgggggtttccttctcctttaaagacattcAGACTGGGCTTGTAGAAAAGcatagaacccccccccccccaaaaattgcCATTGGTAAAGCCCATAGTTAGAGATATTAATGCACACACACCTGCTGTCTTTTATTTGCATTCTGCGGTGGCTTAACTTCCATCTCCTCCTCGTCACTATCCAACTGAAAACTGTCAGCTTGTTCCTTCTCTAGATTTTTCTGGGTAAACATCTGGGCTGCAGGCAGgttgaaaacaaaaagaaactgtTCTGCCATCATGGGAATTACGGGAATAAATGAAGGGTATCCTGAAGCCTAAAAGAGAATCTGTTCAGTTGTCATATCTTAGTATATTCATGTATTCACCCTATTCCATGTTGAAAATGGATACTGCCATGgttcttatttctaaattacactgcaaataattcactctaccaagtgaaatttcattcctaacccaacaagtttattttttagttgtaatattggtgtgtaggcgtcATCTCATGCCATTTTggcttgtcatgtgctttcagaaagagccagtgctgcactatggaactcaatgtcgcagtgggacatggatttttaatactgagtgctgttcttgtatcaaccagggagctgttatatggttaccctcccattgttctgctggtgggctgctgggggggggggggggagggtgtttgacatcactccaacttgtagtgtaagaacatttcagtttattaaaggactgatttcagagcagaaaaaaataaaaatagtgccaTAAAgaacttgtgttgaacatactttttgtctctTATTTTAACAAAGAATTCTTCCAatgatttaatttattaaacaagACAAAATCTGAACTTCCACTTTTTTCTAATTAAACAACAGGCAGAAAGTACATTTAGCGCAAGCCCTATGGGGTATACAGCCCTTTTACAAGTTCCTGGCATGTCTAGTAAATCTTAAaaaccaatatttaaaaaaaaaggggggggaaccAGCAATagctatttgctgattggttgggaTTTGTGCCAAGACCTGGTGCTATTTTGTCACTTTTATACATTAAACCTAAGGCTCTTGTGCAAAATAACCTACTGGGAAATCAATCTCTCCAAATAGAGCAGACTTCGCCTCTAGTGCTTTGCCTGCATTGCTAGTTATTAAAGTCCCTTTCCCAAACCCATGTCACACCTGGATATAAATCACTCATGCTGTCTGCCGAGTCGCTATCCTCTGAATCACTATCTTGCGGCTCCCACATGTCGTCCCTTCTGACTTTGGGCCGTTCACTACCCGACTTATGCTTTGGTTTACTTTTGTTCAGGAGACAAGCGGGGACGAACTCCAAACCCTGCCGCTTGCACTCCTCATCTGCAAAAGGAGAGGGAAACATTACACCTGTGTGTCACAGCAACAAATCTCCAGCCAGAAGACACAATTATTTCTCCCACCAATTATGGCTGGTAGCAGCCTTCTATATCATAAATTCCAACAATAATCCCAATTTCAGTGTCAGAATTtgggtaggcagcagaggcacaCCCCTAGGGCACAATGGTGTGAAAGACTAGGACGTTAGGCACCTACCTCTGCTGCCTTGTCTAACTACATCCGTGTAAATCTAGACAGCAAGGGAGCAGGTAGTTGAGACCCCCTTTATCTTTGCCTAATTCAGAGTTGCAATCTATAATCTGACTCACATCTCCGCAAAGCTCTGGCATAACGTTTGCCCTGCACATGGCGTTGGACGTGCTCTGGGATCCTGTTGATGTGACGAAGAGTCAGCTTGCAAAACAGCTGCTTCCTACAAGTAAAAGGAACAGGGACATACATTAAAATAGCCAGATGCTAGCCTAGGCATCACATGACAACTTGCAGTTACTCAGGCTTGTTCTCTTAAACAAAAACCCTGATTTGAAATTAATGTTGACTTGATCAGATATACATTCATTTCTCCCCcactagttttcaagatattagaagTTTTTACACCTCCAGTTTAATGAATATGAAACACTGCCACCTGTTGTTCATTTTTACATTAACTTGTTCAgggtttacattttcatttaaatacagtCCTCTGAAATATGAGGACAATGAAAACAAATGCATTCTATTGTTAATAAATGTACTGCTTCCCACAATTCTTTTCGTTGCAATAAATAGGTGTATGTATGGTCAGATCCTGCAGAGCATGCAAAGCATTATTACGCCACAAGAAGACAGatgaataaagagaaaataagagAAAGTGGAGAAACCAGCAGATGAATAAAGCAGACAATAAGAGAAAGTGcaagccacgtatacccttaatgggactgcactaggcaaatccataaaaagaaaggagcttggagtccttgtagataataaacgtggttgtaacaagcaatgccagtcagcagcatcaagggcaaacaaggtcttgcgCTGTATAAAAAGGGGCATTGCTTTATAGGAGGAGAGGGTCATTTTTCCACTGTATACAGCACTGGTAagtgccgtacagttttggtctccagcatgACATGACaatattgaattagagagggtacaaagaagggcaactaagctggtaaaaaatatggaaaatcttagcaatGAGGAAAGACTAcaaaattggggttgttcacgctggagaagaggtgatgtataaatatataaggggagcaTTTAATAACCCATTCCTagaaacaggcctggactggcaaatgCCCGACGGGCCGCTCAGTTTTTTCTAAAAGTAGGCTGCTCCAAGGcaccttcctccctccctccctcagttgccgggcaagaaaaaaaaaacaggcacaacaCTAGGCAGCCTGTGTGTGGGGCTTCATTACATTCAGATCTGCTGCACTGAGCATGGGGGTAGAGTTGGGAAGCGAGCAGGAACTTTCTGCCACAGACTAGGGAACAAGGTAGCTGGGCAAAGAACAGTAAGTCTGCTCCCATACTGCATACAGGCCTCTAAACCATGGTGCTCTTTTTCTGGTCTGTCACAGTAAACGCTGACACACTATTTGAATTTTGGTGTGTGTTGGGTCCCCATATATACAATTTCTATTTGCAACACACTTCTAGAAGTCCAGCTTGAAGGTAAATACTTGTGATATTTTGATTAAGTAATATGGTTCTGCACCATTGAATTATATGGTTTATTATGACTAGTGTCAAAATACTCatctattataagggataatgtaccccctactgtaaattataaggatataagaagtcactgaggggttctgtgaccatataaaggcacaaggctgcaggctgagttatacagggaactctgagtatcactcatgtattataagggataatgtacccctactgtaaatgataaggatattagaagtcactgaggggttctgtgaccatataaaggatattagaagtcgctgaggggttctgtgaccatataaaggcacaaggctgcaggctgagttatacagggatttCTGAGTATCACTTGCATATTAAAAGAAGTAATATACCACCTACTGTAATGGTAAACTTTTGAAtccttgtattttttaaataagatgttcagcttataataaatggcaaatcaacaaaatggttaataagAACACACTAGATTTGTGTGGTGCCAGTAAAGaatattttactgtactgtaacgtaataataataaataactaatattttacattaattacagttaagcgagaaaggcagctctgATACATAAGATAactttaagaatgggttggataATGTTTAACAGggtagggaatacagggttatggaagatagctcatagtacaagttgatccagggactaatcccattgcatcttggagttaggaaggattttttttcattcaacttGAGGGACATGcgtaacttactattttactatgtaatGCTATAGGGAGAAGGCAAAATAAAGCAAGAGCAGATCAGAAACCAGTCAACAAAGAGAGCTCAAAAaagaggggagaaaaaaaaaacaaggcatgAAAATGAACAATTAGAGGCCTGTGGTATATAGGAAAACCAGAGGCTGCTGACACAGGAAACTTTCTCTCTGTGTGTTGCATAGAACTCTTTCCCCTACCCGGCGCTACCTTAATAAAGATCAGTGGGCGGAGTGACACATACGGATTTTTAGTACTTGGCACGATGTGAGGTTCATAGCTGCTGAAGTCAAAAGAACTGGAGGAGCAGGTCAATTTCTGGTACTTCTTCCCTCCGGTAAAGCTTTGTAATTCGGGAAGTCTGCAGGGAAGCTCATGCCCAGTCAGAACACAGCGCACCTTAAAGACAGAAaggttgtaataaatgtattaccCAAAAGGCAAGTCATTGCAGAAGGGCTCGGACTGATTTAATCCCCTGAAATAATAAGTTATGTTTTTTAGTTGGTACAGCAGGGATTCATAAAGGGATACGGtaatgggaaacatgtttttttcaaaatccatcagttaatagtgctgccacggcagaattctgcaccaaaatctgtttttcaaaagaccaaacagattttttttttttatatttagtttggaaatctgacatggggctagacatattgtccatttccaaggtacccccagtcatgtgacttatgctacGATAAATTTCAGGGTGGGTCTCCATAATGCTGCTATGTTCTGCTATGATAGGCACTATCCATGAATTATAAGGTTCATAAAGCCAAACTCACTAGGGGTATCAATACATTTGGATTGCAAAATAAACACCCAGCACTGGTACGTGTATATTGATTGCCAGCCTAGAGCAGACATAGAATAGTTATAGGGGTATATCTCCTTTGAGTAAACATTTGCATGCTATCAAATGCCTTATTCTTAGTtgttaaatgatttgccttcctcttctgcctctttcaatCTTTTAAATGGGGGCACTAATCCCAAAAAAAACCTATCCTTCTATTATTCATCTCAACACTAAATGGTTGCTAGGAAcaataggaccctagcaaccagatcaacGTTGTTTTAGGGGTCCTTGCCTCCCTGTGACATCCTTTCTGATGCAAGCGCATACCATTTCAAGTGCATTGGCGTGTGTAGgggggccacatcgctagtgtGGAGAGagcaagaaaaaatgaagaccaattgcaaagtagcttagaatgagccattctataagacacttaaagtaaaataaaagctgAACCCCAGTTCCATGTAGCTGAATGGGCACATTGTCACTGAATGGGCACATTGTCACAGTCACTGTCAGAACTGATTTGTTGGATGTTCCATAACTAAAAGCCTGGCTTTATCCCTCTCTCCCCGGGCAACTCTGT
This Xenopus laevis strain J_2021 chromosome 8S, Xenopus_laevis_v10.1, whole genome shotgun sequence DNA region includes the following protein-coding sequences:
- the surf2.S gene encoding uncharacterized protein LOC734367 (The RefSeq protein has 3 substitutions compared to this genomic sequence) encodes the protein MDGLPEDVRLFLQQHPSLQLIAGNKVRCVLTGHELPCRLPELQSFTGGKKYQKLIRSSSSFDFSSYEPHIVPSTKNPKQLFCKLTLRHINRIPEHVQRHVQGKRYARALRRYEECKRQGLEFVPACLLNKSKPKHKSGSERPKVRRDDMWEPQDSDSEDSDSADSMSDLYPAQMFTQKNLEKEQADSFQLDSDEEEMEVKPPQNANKRQQRQNGPAKKKFKKQHRKSKHFKKSTTK
- the surf2.S gene encoding uncharacterized protein LOC734367 isoform X1 — protein: MDGLPEDVRLFLQQHPSLQLIAGNKVRCVLTGHELPCRLPELQSFTGGKKYQKLTCSSSSFDFSSYEPHIVPSTKNPKQLFCKLTLRHINRIPEHVQRHVQGKRYARALRRYEECKRQGLEFVPACLLNKSKPKHKSGSERPKVRRDDMWEPQDSDSEDSDSADSMSDLYPAQMFTQKNLEKEQADSFQLDSDEEEMEVKPPQNANKRQQRQNGPTKKKFKKQHRKSKHFKKSTTK